From the genome of Pseudonocardia sp. EC080619-01:
CCGGCCGATCGAGTACACCCACGACCTGTCGCGGCTGAGCACGGACCCGGGCCCGCTGGTCGCGCTCAACACCGCGCTGGAGATCGACGTCCACGGGCAGGTCAACGTCGAGGGCGTCGCCGGGTCTGCCGCCGGGATGATCGGCGGCCACCCGGACTTCGCGGCCGCGGCGGCACGCGGGCCGGGGCTCTCGGTGATCGCGCTGCCGTCGTCGCACCGGGGTGGGCCGACGCTCGTCGAGCGGCTCGGCGGGCCGGTCAGCACTCCGTCACACGACGTCGACGTCGTCGTCACCGAACGGGGCACCGCGGACCTGCGTGGCCTGGGCAGGGACGAGCGTCGGCGTGCGCTCGACGTCCTGTGGAGTGGCACCGCTGGCGCGAACGAGTGAACCTCGAATCCATGGCGTGAGCGGTATCACACCGTCTCTCCGGGCGCGCGCAGGCTCCACGGGCCCTCCGGTCGCGGTGCGCGACCTCACCGCGGACTCCGGGCGCACCCCGGGCGCGTCCCCGCGATCGACGACCGGCGAACGACACTGGTGGGAGCGCGGGTTCCGCACCCCACCACGAGGCCCGGAAACATGCTCGTAATGTGAGGAAACCCACGCCTGATCGGGCGTGAGTTGCGTATAACACAACCTCGGCGAGCGATAAAGCCCCCCGCGCCGGACCCGGACGGACCGGCGGCTCCCGATCTAACGTCGACTCGACCCGCTGCACCCGAACCTTGTCGAGGAGACGCGGTACATGACGGCCGACCACCGCACCGAGAGCGAGCTGCCCGAGCTCGGAAGGACTGTCCAGGAGTTCGGTGACGAACCGACCGAGGTCCGGGAGTCCACCCACTACAAGCACGAGTACGTGCAGACGTTCGTCGACAAGTGGGACGAGCTGATCGACTGGCGTGCCCGCTACGAGAGCGAGGGGAAGTTCTTCGTCGAGCAGCTCCGCAAGCGTGGCGTGAAGAGCGTGCTCGACGTCGCCACCGGCACCGGGTTCCACTCGGTCCGGCTGCTCGAGGAGGGCTTCGACACCGTCTCCGCCGACGGCAGCGCCGAGATGCTCGCGAAGGCGTTCGACAACGGCATGAAGTACGGCGGGCACATCCTGCGCGTCGTGCAGGCCGACTGGCGCTGGCTCAACCGTGACGTGCACGGCGAGTACGACGCGATCATCTGCCTCGGGAACTCGTTCACGCACCTGTTCTCCGAGAAGGACCGCCGCAAGGCGCTCGCCGAGTTCTACGCGATGCTCAAGCACGACGGCGTCCTGATCCTGGACCAGCGCAACTACGACTCGATCCTGGACAACGGGTTCTCGTCGAAGCACCAGTACTACTACTGCGGCGACGGCGTCGTGGCGGAGCCGGAGCACGTCGACGACGGCCTGGCCCGGTTCCGGTACCAGTTCTCGGACGGCTCCGAGTACCACCTGAACATGTTCCCGCTGCGCAAGGACTACACGCGCCGCCTCATGCACGAGGTCGGGTTCCAGAAGATCGAGACCTACGGCGACTTCCAGTCGACCTACTCCGACGACGAGCCGGACTTCTTCGTCCACATCGCGGAGAAGGCGTACCTGGAAGAGGCCCTCGACGGGGAGGTCCCGGCGTGACGCAGGCACAGGCCGCGGAGACCACCGCACGGAGCTACTACGACTCCGAGGACGCCGACAACTTCTACTCCCGGGTCTGGGGCGGCGAGGACATCCACGTCGGCCTCTACGAGACCCCGGACGAGGAGATCGCCGCCGCGAGCCGGCGGACCGTCGCGCGGATGGGCGAGATCGCGGGCATCACGTCCGGCACCCGGGTCCTCGACCTGGGCTCCGGCTACGGCGGCGCCGCCCGCCAGCTCGCGCGCAACCTCGGCGCGCACGTGCACTGCCTGAACCTGTCCCCCGTCGAGAACGAGCGCAACGCCCGGCTCACGAAGGAGCAGGGGCTCGACGGACTCGTGACGGTGGCGACCGGGACGTTCGAGGACGTGCCCGTCGAGGACGCCTCGGTCGACGTCGTCTGGTCGCAGGACGCGTTCCTGCACTCCGGCGACCGGGAGACCGTGCTCGGCGAGGTCGCCCGGGTGCTGAAGCCCGGCGGGCAGGTCGTGTTCACCGACCCGATGGCCGTCGACGGGCTCGACCAGTCCTCGATCCAGCCGATCCTGGACCGCATCCAGCTGGCGACGATGGCGACCCCCGGCTTCTACACCGAGGGGCTCGAGACGCGCGGCTTCACGTCCGTGACGTTCCACGACCACGCCGCGCAGCTGCCGACGCACTACCGGCGGGTCCGTGAGGAGCTGGTCGCCCGCGAGCAGGAGCTCGCCGCGGCCATCTCCGGCACCTACATCGCGAACATGAAGGCGGGCCTGCAGCACTGGGTGGACGGCGGCAACGCCGGCAAGCTCACCTGGGGCGTCGTGCACGCCGTCAAGGGCTGAGAAGGACCGGTACGACGACGAGGGCCCGGCACCCGCCGTGAGCGGGGTGCCGGGCCCTCGTCGTGTCCGTGGCCGGGCGGGGGCCGGTGCTCAGTCGTCCTGCTCGTCCTCCTGACCGCCGCCCTGGTCGTCGTCCTGGTCGTCCTGGTCGTCGCCGTCGTCGTCGCCCTGCTGCTGCTCCTGCTGCTGGCCGGGAGCGGGCGCGGCGTCACCGCCACCACAGGCACCGGCGGTCGTGAACACGAGGGCGAGCGCGGCGAGGACGCCGAGCGCCGCCCGGGACAGGGTTGTACGTCGCATGGGTCCGAGTGTTCCAGGATTGTCCGGAACGCCGGGCGGCTCAGGACGTGAGGAACGTCCTGAGCTCGGCCAGGACGTCGGCGGGCCGCTCGTCGACGAGGAAGTGCCCGGCACCGGCGAGCCCCCGCCCGGTGACGAGACCCGGCTCGACCGCCTCGCGGCGCCACACGTCGAGCGGGCTCTCGGCGTTCGCGCCGACGACCCCGGCACCGCCCCAGAGGACGAGCGCGGGGGCGCCGATCCGCTGCCCGATCGCGACCGACGCGGCGTCGTGCTCCAGGTCGATCGACGCGCCGGCCCGGTAGTCCTCCAGCATCGCGTGCCGCGCCGCGGGATCGGCGAACGCGCGCTCGTAGGACGCCAGCGCCTCCGGGGGGTGCGCGTCCAGCCCGGAGCCCCAGCCGCCCAGCAGCGAGTGCAGGTAGGCGATCGGGTCCCCGGCGATGAGGCGCTCCGGGACGTCGGCGGGCTGGATGAACAGGAACCAGTGGTAGTACGCCGTCGCCAGCGCGCGGTCCACGTGCCCGTAGACGTACGCGGTCGGCAGGATGTCGAGCAGCGCGGCGCGGGTGACCGCGGCCGGGTGGTCGAGCAGCATCCGGTGCGTGACCCGCGCGCCGCGGTCGTGCCCGGCGACGGCGAACTCGTCGAACCCGAGCTCGGCCATCACCGCGACCTGGTCGCCCGCCATCGCGCGGAACGAGTAGCCGAGGTGGTCCGCACCGGACTCCGGGCGGCCGGACTCCCCGTACCCGCGCAGGTCGGTGCAGACGACGGTGTGGTCGCGGGCCAGTTCCTCGGCGACCGGCGCCCACATCGCGTGGGTCTGCGGGAAGCCGTGCAGCAGCAGGACGGGCGGGCCGTCGCCGCCGCGCACCCCGTGGACGGGTACGCGGTCCGGGCCGACGGTCAGGTCGAAGGTGGTGAAATCGCCGAACACTCCTCGGCTCCTTCCGGGTGGTGGATCGGGTCACCGGCGCGTCCCCCGTGGACGTCGAACACCCAGAACCGCAGCACCGCGAACCGCAGCAGCCCGCCCGCGACGCTCGCCAGCGCCACCGCGGTGGCCTCCTCGGCGGGCGTCGGGCGGACGAGGATCCACTCCAGACCGATCAGCACGGTGGAGGTGTAGGTCGCGTAGAAGGCGACCGTGCCGACGTCCTGCACCCACTCGCGGAGCCGGTGCGCGCGGGCGCCGCCGAAGGCGAAGCGCCGGTTCGCCTCGGTGGACACCGCGGTGGTCAGGACGAGCGCGACGAGGTTGGCCGGGACCGCGTCCAGCCACGGCCGGACGAGCAGGAACAGTGCCGCGTTCAGCGCGGTCGCGCCGCCGCCGATCACCGCGTAGCGGGCCAGCTGGACGGCGAGCGGGTGGCGGGCGCCGAGCCGGCGGGCGGCCGCGCGGATCCGGGCACCGCCGGGCGCACCGGCCCGAGCCGTCCCGCCCTCCCCCGGTCCCGGGGTGGATGCTGCGTCCACCGGCCCTCCCACGGACATCCTCACGAGGATCTTCGCAGGGACTACCCGGCCCGGACGAGACGAATCGGCGGGACGTGTGACACAGCCACCCGTCCGGACGCTCAGATCCGCAGGAACACCGTCTCGCCCGCGCCCTGGAGCCGGATGTCGAACCGGTAGCGGCCGGCGCCCTCGGCGACCGCGACCAGGGTGTCGCGCCGCTCGGCGGGCACCACCGCCAGCAGCGGGTCTGCGGCGTTGGCCTCGGCGAAGCAGGGGAAGTAGATCCGGGTCACGACGCGGTCGAGCAGCCCGCGGGCGAACACCGAGACGTCGAGGTGCGGGGCCTCGGACACGCCGTCCTCGCCGGGGACGGGCAGCGCACCGGGCAGCACGGTGCGCAGGCTCCAGCAGCCGTCGTCGCCGGTGGGGACGCGGCCGAACCCGCGGAACCCGGCCACCGCGGGCCTCCGCGCGCCGCGGGGGTCGTCGGGGTGGTCGAAGCGTCCGTCCGGGTCGGCCTGCCAGGTCTCGATCAGGGCGTCGACGACGGGGTCGCCGTCGCCGTCGTGGACGGTGCCGCCGACGGTCACCGCGCCCGGCGTGCCCTCGGGGACGACGTCCGCGCCGTCGGGCCACGGCAGTCCGAGCGACAGGTAGGGCCCGACGGTCTGGGACGGGGTGGGGTCGTGGCGGCTCATGCGTGCGGCTCCTCGAACGGGGTCTGCTCGCGGCCGCGGAGCACGATGTCGAACCGGAACGCCAGTGCCCACCCGGGACGGGTGGCGTCGAGGTCGAAGGTGGACACCATGCGCCCGCGGGCTCCCTCGGGGACCGAGTTGTAGATCGGGTCCTGGGCGAACAGCGGGTCGTCCGGGAAGTACATCTGGGTGACCAGGCGCTGGGTGAAGGCGCGGCCGAACAGCGAGAAGTGGATGTGTGCGGGGCGCCAGGCGTTGTGGTGGTTGCCCCACGGATAGGCACCCGGCTTGATCGTGGTGAACGAGTAGTGGCCGAGCGGGTCGGTCAGCACCCGGCCGCCGCCGGTGAAGTTCGGGTCCAGCGGCGCGGGCCAGTCGTCCCACCGGTGCGCGTAGCGGCCTGCGGCGTTGGCCTGCCAGACCTCGACCAGGGTGTCGGGGACCGGGCGGCCGTCGGAGTCGAGTACCCGGCCGAAGACGACGATCCGCTGCCCCTGGGCCTCACCGTGCTCGCCGAGGGTGAGGTCGTCGTCGCCGAGGCGGAGCGGGCCGGTGAGCAGCGGGCCGGTGACCTCGGTGAGGCGGTGCGGGAGGATCACCGGCTGCTGCTGCGGGGCGCGCAGCCCGGTGCTGCGGTAGCCAGGGGACAGCAGCGGCGCGTGGGTGCCCTCCGGGGCCGGCCGGTAGCCGGCCGGGCGGGTGACGGACGACGTCATCGGCGGGCCTCTCGTGGTGGGTTTCGGGCTCGGGCCGCGGTCAGCAGGCGCCGTGCGGGAGGCCGACGTAGTTCTCGGCCAGGCTGGTCGCGGCGGCCCGCGAGGTGACGGTGTAGCGCAGCTGGGAGCGCTGCAACCCGACGCCGAACGCGTCTCCCGCCTCGGTGGCGGGGTCGAAGCGGTGCAGCATCGAGGTCATGAACCAGGAGAAGTGCTCGGCCCGCCAGACCCGGCGCAGGCAGGTCGCCGAGTAGCCGTCGAAGCCGGTCTCGTCACCGTCCGCGCGGAACCGCGTGACGGCCTCGGCCAGCACCCGGACGTCGGCGATCGCCAGGTTCATGCCCTTGGCGCCGGTCGGCGGGACGATGTGCGCGGCGTCCCCGGCCAGGAACAGCCGGCCGCGGCGCATCGGGGAGGCGACCATGCTCCGCATCCCGGTGACGCCCGGCTTCTCCAGGAACTCGCCCTCGTTCAGGGTGAAGCCCTCGCAGGCCAGCCGGGTGTGCAGCTCGTCCCAGATGCGGGCGTCGGACCAGTCGGCCGGGTCGGTCTCCGGCGGCACCTGCAGGTAGAGCCGGGTGACCTCGGGGCTGCGCATCGAGTAGAGCGCGAAGCCGTTGTCGTGGTGGGCGTAGACGAGCTCGTCGGTGGTGGGCGCGGCCTTCGCCAGCACGCCCAGCCAGCCGAACGGGTACACGCGCTCGGCGACGGTGAGCCCCCCGCCGTCCCCGACGATCTCCCGGGTGATGCCGTGGAACCCGTCGCAGCCGGCGACGACGTCGCAGCGCAGCAGGTTCTCGGCGCCGTCCGCGCCGGTCCAGGTGATCGACGGCGACGCGGTGTCCACGTCGTGCACCGCCACCCCGGAGACGTCGAACTCGACCGGCAGGCCCGCGTCGTCGACCCGGTCGGCGAGCAGGTCCTTCACGACCTCCTGCTGGCCGTACACGGTGATCCCGGTCCCGACGAGGTTGGCGAAGTCGATCCGGTGGTCGCGGGCCGGCTCACCGGGGGCCTCGGCGAACCGCAGCGAGATCCCGTGGTGCGGCATGCCCTCGCGGTCGAGCCGCCCGGCGACGCCCATCCCGCGCAGCAGCTCGACGGTCGGCGCCTCCAGGACGCCGGCGCGGACCCGGGCCTCGACGTAGGAACGGCTGCGGGCCTCCAGCACCACCGAGTCGATGCCCTCCCGCGCCAGCAGCGCCGCCAGGACCAGCCCGGCGGGGCCTGCCCCCACGATGCCGACCCGGGTCCGGTGCTCGCGCCGCTGCGTCGTCATGGTGGGGACGTTCCCGCAGCGGCGCTCCCGCATTCGACACGACTTCCGCCCTGCGGAAGAATGCCCGGTCATGGGATCGAGGCCGGTCCGTTCGGGGGTCACCGCGCGGGTGCTGGACGTGCTCGGGGCGTTCAGCGCGACGACACCGGTCCTCGCCCTCACCGACATCGCGACCCGGACCGGGCTGCCACTGACGACCGTGCACCGGATCGTCGGCGAGCTCGCCGCGGGCGGCGCGCTGGACCGCGGCGGTGACGGCCGCTACCGGATCGGGCTGCGGCTCTGGGAGATCGGCCACCTCGCCCCCGCCAGCCACGGGCTGCGCGAGGCGGCGATGCCGTTCCTCGAGGATCTGCACGAGGTGACCCGGCACAACGTCCAGCTCGCCGTCCTCGACCCGGACGACCCGGGCGAGGTCGTCTACGTGGAGCGGCTCTCCCGCCACGACGCCGTCTCGATCGTCACCCGCTCCGGCTCCCGGCTCCCCTCGCACGCGACCGGTGTGGGGCTGGTGCTGCTGGCGCACGCGGTGCCCGAGGCGGCGGAGGCCGTGCTGGCCCGCCCGCTGCGCCGGTTCACCGCGCACACCGTCTGCGAGCCCGACGGGGTGCGCACCCTGCTGGCCCGGGCCCGTACCAGCGGGTTCGTGATCTCGGACCGGCAGATCGAGGCGGTGTCGCTGTCGGTGGCGGCGCCGGTCCGGGCGGGCGAGGGGCCGGTCGTCGCGGCGCTGTCGATCGTCGTCCCGGCCGACGGCACCAACCCGCACACCTGGGTCCCCGCGGTCCGGGCGGCGGCCCGCGGGATCAGCCGGGCGCTGGCCCGCGGGGGCGCCGCATCGTGATCGTTCCGATGCCCCGGCCACCGGGACGCGGCGGCGCCGACCGTGCCACCGTGACGGGGTGCGCGACTTCCGCATCGAGATCCCCGAGGCCGAGCTCGACGACCTGCGCGAGCGGCTCGCCCGGACCCGCTGGCCGGAGCCTGCCACCGTGGAGGGCTGGAACCAGGGGGTGCCGCTGGACTACGCCCGCGAGCTCTGCGAGTACTGGCGCACCCGCTACGACTGGCGCCGGGTCGAGGCGGAGATCAACGCCTGGCCGCAGTACCGCACCGGGCTCGACGGCGGTGGCGACGACTCCGTCGAGGTGCACGTCCTGCACGCCCGCTCGCGGCACCCCGGCGCGATGCCGCTGCTGCTCACCCACGGCTGGCCCGGCTCGATCGTCGAGTTCCTCGACCTCCTGACCGCACTGACCGACCCGCCGGACCCGGCCGACGCGTTCCACGTCGTGCTGCCGACGCTGCCCGGGTTCGGGTTCTCCGGGAAGCCGGCGGTGACCGGCTGGGGCGTCGAGCGCATCGCCGTCGCGTGGGCCCAGCTGATGGACCGGCTCGGCTACGACCGGTTCGCCGCGCAGGGCGGCGACTGGGGCTCGATGATCACCTCCGCGC
Proteins encoded in this window:
- a CDS encoding alpha/beta fold hydrolase; the protein is MFGDFTTFDLTVGPDRVPVHGVRGGDGPPVLLLHGFPQTHAMWAPVAEELARDHTVVCTDLRGYGESGRPESGADHLGYSFRAMAGDQVAVMAELGFDEFAVAGHDRGARVTHRMLLDHPAAVTRAALLDILPTAYVYGHVDRALATAYYHWFLFIQPADVPERLIAGDPIAYLHSLLGGWGSGLDAHPPEALASYERAFADPAARHAMLEDYRAGASIDLEHDAASVAIGQRIGAPALVLWGGAGVVGANAESPLDVWRREAVEPGLVTGRGLAGAGHFLVDERPADVLAELRTFLTS
- a CDS encoding GtrA family protein; the protein is MDAASTPGPGEGGTARAGAPGGARIRAAARRLGARHPLAVQLARYAVIGGGATALNAALFLLVRPWLDAVPANLVALVLTTAVSTEANRRFAFGGARAHRLREWVQDVGTVAFYATYTSTVLIGLEWILVRPTPAEEATAVALASVAGGLLRFAVLRFWVFDVHGGRAGDPIHHPEGAEECSAISPPST
- a CDS encoding IclR family transcriptional regulator, translated to MGSRPVRSGVTARVLDVLGAFSATTPVLALTDIATRTGLPLTTVHRIVGELAAGGALDRGGDGRYRIGLRLWEIGHLAPASHGLREAAMPFLEDLHEVTRHNVQLAVLDPDDPGEVVYVERLSRHDAVSIVTRSGSRLPSHATGVGLVLLAHAVPEAAEAVLARPLRRFTAHTVCEPDGVRTLLARARTSGFVISDRQIEAVSLSVAAPVRAGEGPVVAALSIVVPADGTNPHTWVPAVRAAARGISRALARGGAAS
- the pcaH gene encoding protocatechuate 3,4-dioxygenase subunit beta, encoding MTSSVTRPAGYRPAPEGTHAPLLSPGYRSTGLRAPQQQPVILPHRLTEVTGPLLTGPLRLGDDDLTLGEHGEAQGQRIVVFGRVLDSDGRPVPDTLVEVWQANAAGRYAHRWDDWPAPLDPNFTGGGRVLTDPLGHYSFTTIKPGAYPWGNHHNAWRPAHIHFSLFGRAFTQRLVTQMYFPDDPLFAQDPIYNSVPEGARGRMVSTFDLDATRPGWALAFRFDIVLRGREQTPFEEPHA
- a CDS encoding 4-hydroxybenzoate 3-monooxygenase translates to MTTQRREHRTRVGIVGAGPAGLVLAALLAREGIDSVVLEARSRSYVEARVRAGVLEAPTVELLRGMGVAGRLDREGMPHHGISLRFAEAPGEPARDHRIDFANLVGTGITVYGQQEVVKDLLADRVDDAGLPVEFDVSGVAVHDVDTASPSITWTGADGAENLLRCDVVAGCDGFHGITREIVGDGGGLTVAERVYPFGWLGVLAKAAPTTDELVYAHHDNGFALYSMRSPEVTRLYLQVPPETDPADWSDARIWDELHTRLACEGFTLNEGEFLEKPGVTGMRSMVASPMRRGRLFLAGDAAHIVPPTGAKGMNLAIADVRVLAEAVTRFRADGDETGFDGYSATCLRRVWRAEHFSWFMTSMLHRFDPATEAGDAFGVGLQRSQLRYTVTSRAAATSLAENYVGLPHGAC
- the pcaG gene encoding protocatechuate 3,4-dioxygenase subunit alpha encodes the protein MSRHDPTPSQTVGPYLSLGLPWPDGADVVPEGTPGAVTVGGTVHDGDGDPVVDALIETWQADPDGRFDHPDDPRGARRPAVAGFRGFGRVPTGDDGCWSLRTVLPGALPVPGEDGVSEAPHLDVSVFARGLLDRVVTRIYFPCFAEANAADPLLAVVPAERRDTLVAVAEGAGRYRFDIRLQGAGETVFLRI